In a genomic window of Helianthus annuus cultivar XRQ/B chromosome 10, HanXRQr2.0-SUNRISE, whole genome shotgun sequence:
- the LOC110883888 gene encoding putative pentatricopeptide repeat-containing protein At3g25060, mitochondrial → MFYRKSIKSLFLNCNDTSSVAKIHALLIISGYINNGSYNTQLIATYARTGSIEHAHKVFDKIPDRRIDVWNAMIIAYSRKHCPGEVINLYNELNSERIRPDSSTFTMALKACTSLMNLEMGEEIRRHAIDSGYENDVFVASSLLNLYAKCGKMNEAMKVFDKMPKRDVVSWTTMITGFAQSGRGSEAIDVFRLMQNEYIEGDRIAILGLIQACSCDNVRNTKLGLSVHAYLIRRHLLAMDIVVQTSLIDMHAKTGNIELAYRVFESIQCKNAVACSALISGYAQNGLAGNAFDLLVEMQIFGFKPDLASVVGALLACSQTGSLKLARSLHGYAIKNLVFDQILGTALINTYSKCGSLSYARNLFDKMPQKDLVMWNAMIACYGIHGYGNEALTVFHNMLEANTKPDHTTFASLMSALSHAGLVHEGRLWFKRMVDVYNIEPVDKHYACMADLLARGGHVEEAYDLIRSMKTEPGLAFWVALLSGCYNHGKFLIGEMVVKKILELKPDVDTGIYALISNFYAKLRRWDEVANVRNVMKKSGMKKMAGNSVVEVNGKVHAFVMEDKSHFEYREILKILKMLDLEMTSSED, encoded by the coding sequence ATGTTTTACCGAAAAAGTATTAAATCGCTTTTCCTCAATTGTAACGACACCTCATCGGTTGCAAAGATTCATGCATTGCTAATAATATCTGGGTACATAAACAATGGCAGTTACAATACCCAACTCATTGCGACATATGCTAGAACTGGTTCTATTGAacatgcccacaaggtgtttgataaaattcCTGACAGAAGGATTGATGTTTGGAACGCTATGATAATTGCATACTCTCGTAAACATTGTCCTGGTGAAGTAATCAATCTTTACAATGAACTGAATTCGGAACGAATTCGACCCGATAGCTCCACTTTTACAATGGCACTCAAGGCCTGCACAAGTTTGATGAACTTGGAAATGGGCGAAGAGATTCGGAGGCACGCGATTGATAGCGGGTATGAAAACGACGTGTTTGTAGCTTCTTCGTTGTTGAATTTATACGCGAAATGCGGGAAAATGAATGAAGCGAtgaaggtgtttgataaaatgcctaaaagagACGTAGTGTCATGGACGACGATGATCACAGGGTTTGCACAAAGTGGGAGAGGTAGTGAAGCCATAGACGTGTTTCGGCTTATGCAAAACGAATACATTGAAGGAGATAGAATTGCGATATTGGGTTTGATTCAAGCTTGTAGTTGTGATAATGTTAGAAACACAAAATTAGGTCTTTCGGTTCATGCGTATTTGATAAGAAGACATCTTCTTGCAATGGATATTGTAGTTCAAACCAGTCTCATAGATATGCACGCTAAAACCGGAAACATAGAGCTTGCGTATCGCGTATTTGAATCAATACAATGCAAGAACGCCGTTGCTTGTAGTGCGTTGATTTCCGGTTACGCTCAAAACGGGTTAGCTGGAAACGCGTTTGATTTATTAGTGGAAATGCAAATCTTCGGGTTCAAACCGGATTTGGCTTCCGTTGTCGGTGCGCTTTTAGCTTGTTCACAAACCGGGTCGTTGAAACTCGCTAGATCACTACACGGATACGCGATAAAAAATCTCGTTTTCGATCAAATTCTCGGCACGGCGTTAATCAATACGTATTCAAAATGCGGTTCGCTTTCTTACGCACGTAACCTGTTCGATAAAATGCCTCAGAAAGATTTAGTCATGTGGAACGCGATGATCGCGTGCTACGGGATACACGGGTACGGAAACGAAGCCCTTACAGTGTTCCACAACATGTTAGAAGCAAACACGAAACCAGACCATACGACTTTCGCTTCGCTAATGTCAGCATTAAGTCATGCGGGTTTGGTACACGAAGGTCGGTTATGGTTCAAGCGCATGGTTGATGTATACAACATTGAGCCGGTTGATAAACATTACGCGTGTATGGCTGATCTTTTGGCGCGTGGCGGGCACGTTGAAGAAGCGTACGATCTTATCCGTTCGATGAAAACCGAACCGGGGTTAGCGTTTTGGGTTGCGCTTTTGTCGGGATGTTATAACCATGGTAAGTTTTTGATTGGGGAAATGGTGGTTAAGAAGATCTTGGAGTTGAAACCGGATGTTGATACGGGGATTTACGCGTTGATTTCGAATTTTTATGCGAAATTAAGAAGGTGGGATGAAGTGGCTAATGTGAGAAATGTGATGAAGAAAAGTGGGATGAAGAAAATGGCTGGTAATAGTGTTGTGGAAGTGAATGGAAAGGTTCATGCATTTGTTATGGAAGATAAGAGTCATTTTGAGTATAGAGAAatcttgaaaattttgaaaatgttgGATCTTGAGATGACATCGTCGGAGGACTAG
- the LOC110883886 gene encoding vacuolar protein-sorting protein BRO1, with amino-acid sequence MADKQPSSADNPTKPLHPVYTVTNIQNKVRVLDGDKVTYSDWVKLFKLHALAYDVLSHIDGSAPPSSTDPTYESWSKIDAIVLQWILGTLSDTYVKRVIDNVGTAQQAWDRLHTVFLNNKNARAATLEHAFTTTTMASCSSLNDYFQRMKDLADQLNDVDHPVSESRLVLQMVTGLPQEYDTVASFITQAEKSWDDARDMIEREQRRQAARQSIHTALSITNAAPNQNTPPTPSPNPTPPPPYHPAQTYDTRNHTQSQNRGRGRGRSSYRGRGRGRYQFYSQTQPTYQHFQTQNPPPNYPPSPAPYPWWAAPPPCPHPAQAPWAPTWTRPAHNTHTQPTANPPPNHSGYGLTHPTIPYTFPAPPEYQTNPPVDPLQPTELGTALSALTINSPVPMWNMDTGASSHLTADPGSQDWTTSFTP; translated from the exons ATGGCTGACAAGCAGCCCTCTTCAGCCGATAACCCCACAAAACCTCTACATCCAGTATACACAgtcactaacatacaaaacaaagTTCGTGTCTTAGACGGCGACAAAGTCACCTACTCCGATTGGGTGAAACTATTCAAACTCCACGCCCTTGCCTACGATGTTCTGTCCCATATTGATGGCTCCGCACCACCGTCCTCAACTGATCCGACTTACGAGTCGTGGTCGAAGATTGACGCCATTGTCCTACAATGGATACTTGGCACTTTATCGGATACTTACGTTAAACGTGTTATTGATAATGTAGGTACAGCACAACAAGCGTGGGATAGGCTTCACACGGTTTTCCTCAACAACAAAAATGCACGTGCCGCCACTCTCGAGCATGCCTTCACTACAACTACCATGGCCTCCTGCTCGTCTCTCAATGACTACTTCCAACGCATGAAAGACCTCGCTGACCAACTCAATGATGTTGATCACCCGGTAAGCGAATCCCGTTTAGTCCTCCAGATGGTTACCGGTTTACCGCAAGAGTACGACACTGTCGCCTCCTTTATCACCCAAGCCGAAAAATCTTGGGATGATGCCCGTGATATGATTGAACGCGAACAGCGTCGCCAAGCCGCTAGGCAATCTATACACACGGCTCTCTCAATTACCAATGCTGCACCAAACCAAAACACACCTCCCACTCCATCACCGAACCCGACCCCTCCTCCACCTTACCACCCCGCTCAAACCTATGACACCCGCAACCACACTCAATCCCAAAACCGTGGCCGAGGCCGTGGCCGAAGCTCCTACCGGGGCCGAGGTCGTGGTCGCTACCAATTTTATTCTCAAACTCAGCCAACATACCAACACTTCCAGACCCAAAACCCACCACCCAATTACCCTCCATCACCTGCCCCATATCCTTGGTGGGCCGCTCCACCACCCTGTCCACATCCGGCCCAGGCTCCATGGGCTCCCACCTGGACCCGTCCAGcccacaacacacacactcaaCCGACTGCCAACCCACCCCCGAACCACTCTGGCTACGGCCTCACCCATCCAACCATACCCTACACCTTTCCTGCCCCACCCGAGTACCAAACAAATCCACCAGTGGACCCTCTCCAACCAACCGAACTTGGCACCGCTTTATCCGCCTTAACTATCAACTCACCAGTGCCAATGTGGAATATGGATACGGGTGCTTCTTCACATCTCACCGCGGACCCAG gatctcaagactgGACAACCTCTTTCACGCCATGA